The following proteins come from a genomic window of Amaranthus tricolor cultivar Red isolate AtriRed21 chromosome 14, ASM2621246v1, whole genome shotgun sequence:
- the LOC130799591 gene encoding O-fucosyltransferase 29-like isoform X2, producing the protein MEYYVASNHEPINIWKSKYTDVYYGCSRRGRHFRSATRERFSNGYLLIATSGGLNQQRTGITDAVVVARILNATLVVPSLDHNSYWKDESDFADIFDVDWFISSLAKDVKIVKRVPSKVMRSMEKPPYTMRVPRKSTPEDYLELVLPILLRRRVVQLYKFDYRLANDLDPELQKLRCRVNYHALRFTKPIQELGSRVVMKMREMDKRFIAVHLRFEPDMLAFSGCYYGGGEKEINELREIRKRWDTLPDLSPLEERKRGKCPLTPEEVGVMLRALGFKNDSYIYVASGEIYGGEATLQPLRENFPNFYTKEILAAEELKSLMPFSSRLAAIDYIVCDESDVFVTNNNGNMAKILAGRRRYMGHKRTIKPNAKKLSALFMSRDTMEWHTFAKRVKSAQRGFMGEPDEMKQGRGEFHEFPAACICRRRLKRPGNSTKQELDDISESERWHLLYTNSTSEGLDFSKDTEIDEFLPRL; encoded by the exons ATGGAGTACTat GTGGCAAGCAATCATGAACCGATTAATATATGGAAATCAAAATATACAGATGTGTACTACGGGTGCAGTAGAAGAGGCCGACATTTTCGTT CTGCTACTCGTGAGCGATTTTCTAATGGCTATTTGCTAATTGCAACTAGTGGAGGGTTGAATCAGCAGAGAACTGGG ATAACAGATGCTGTAGTTGTAGCTCGAATACTTAATGCTACTCTGGTTGTTCCGTCACTGGATCATAATTCCTATTGGAAAGATGAGAG TGACTTTGCTGACATTTTTGATGTTGACTGGTTCATATCTTCTCTTGCAAAGGATGTGAAAATTGTAAAAAGAGTTCCCTCTAAAGTCATGAGATCTATGGAAAAGCCTCCTTATACTATGCGAGTCCCTAGAAAATCAACTCCCGAAGATTATTTAGAGCTGGTCTTACCTATTCTCTTGAGACGACGC GTTGTACAGTTGTACAAGTTTGATTACCGGCTGGCCAATGACCTTGACCCGGAGCTTCAGAAGTTGCGTTGTCGAGTTAATTATCATGCATTGAGATTTACGAAGCCAATACAAGAACTTGGTTCAAGAGTTGTGATGAAAATGCGTGAGATGGATAAGCGATTTATTGCTGTTCATTTAAG GTTTGAACCTGATATGCTTGCATTTTCTGGGTGCTACTATGGTGGtggtgaaaaagaaataaatgaacTTCGTGAAATCAGGAAAAGATGGGATACGTTACCG GACTTGAGTCCTCTTGAAGAGCGTAAAAGAGGTAAATGTCCCCTAACTCCTGAAGAAGTCGGTGTAATGCTGCGAGCACTTGGCTTTAAAAATGATAGCTATATTTATGTGGCATCTGGTGAAATTTATGGTGGGGAGGCAACTCTACAACCTCTAAGGGAAAATTTTCCTAACTTTTACACAAAGGAGATTCTTGCTGCTGAGGAGTTGAAATCTTTGATGCCCTTCTCTTCTCGCCTTGCTGCGATTGACTACATAGTATGTGATGAGAGTGATGTGTTTGTCACCAATAACAATGGGAATATGGCGAAGATTCTTGCAGGTCGCAG GAGGTATATGGGCCACAAGAGAACGATTAAGCCAAATGCAAAAAAGCTAAGCGCTTTATTCATGTCAAGGGACACGATGGAATGGCATACGTTTGCTAAAAGGGTGAAGTCAGCCCAGAGGGGATTCATGGGCGAACCAGATGAAATGAAGCAAGGAAGGGGTGAATTCCATGAATTTCCTGCTGCTTGCATTTGTAGGAGACGACTTAAGCGACCAGGTAATAGCACCAAACAGGAACTCGATGACATTTCTGAGAGCGAGAGGTGGCATCTACTCTACACTAACAGCACATCTGAAGGGCTTGATTTTTCTAAAGACACAGAAATTGATGAATTTTTGCCTAGATTGTGA
- the LOC130799591 gene encoding O-fucosyltransferase 29-like isoform X1, protein MGVGGINQPLPEFGLINTTTMNGNVNFNININGSGTTTTDLIQDHNLLKLQKHNISCWRSQKKPLSWSVVCGILLFAVGLISLFTGHVVSDLEYYSQRLIKPHLITKWVASNHEPINIWKSKYTDVYYGCSRRGRHFRSATRERFSNGYLLIATSGGLNQQRTGITDAVVVARILNATLVVPSLDHNSYWKDESDFADIFDVDWFISSLAKDVKIVKRVPSKVMRSMEKPPYTMRVPRKSTPEDYLELVLPILLRRRVVQLYKFDYRLANDLDPELQKLRCRVNYHALRFTKPIQELGSRVVMKMREMDKRFIAVHLRFEPDMLAFSGCYYGGGEKEINELREIRKRWDTLPDLSPLEERKRGKCPLTPEEVGVMLRALGFKNDSYIYVASGEIYGGEATLQPLRENFPNFYTKEILAAEELKSLMPFSSRLAAIDYIVCDESDVFVTNNNGNMAKILAGRRRYMGHKRTIKPNAKKLSALFMSRDTMEWHTFAKRVKSAQRGFMGEPDEMKQGRGEFHEFPAACICRRRLKRPGNSTKQELDDISESERWHLLYTNSTSEGLDFSKDTEIDEFLPRL, encoded by the exons atgggAGTCGGGGGTATCAATCAACCTTTACCTGAATTTGGGTTGATTAATACAACCACAATGAATGGAAATGTGAATTTTAATATCAACATTAATGGAAGTGGTACAACAACAACTGATCTGATCCAAGACCACAATTTGTTGAAACTTCAAAAACATAATATTTCTTGTTGGAGATCTCAAAAAAAGCCACTTTCTTGGTCTGTTGTTTGTGGGATTTTGTTATTTGCTGTTGGGTTGATTTCTTTATTTACTGGGCATGTTGTTTCTGATCTTGAGTACTACTCTCAACGCTTGATAAAACCTCACTTGATCACCAAATGG GTGGCAAGCAATCATGAACCGATTAATATATGGAAATCAAAATATACAGATGTGTACTACGGGTGCAGTAGAAGAGGCCGACATTTTCGTT CTGCTACTCGTGAGCGATTTTCTAATGGCTATTTGCTAATTGCAACTAGTGGAGGGTTGAATCAGCAGAGAACTGGG ATAACAGATGCTGTAGTTGTAGCTCGAATACTTAATGCTACTCTGGTTGTTCCGTCACTGGATCATAATTCCTATTGGAAAGATGAGAG TGACTTTGCTGACATTTTTGATGTTGACTGGTTCATATCTTCTCTTGCAAAGGATGTGAAAATTGTAAAAAGAGTTCCCTCTAAAGTCATGAGATCTATGGAAAAGCCTCCTTATACTATGCGAGTCCCTAGAAAATCAACTCCCGAAGATTATTTAGAGCTGGTCTTACCTATTCTCTTGAGACGACGC GTTGTACAGTTGTACAAGTTTGATTACCGGCTGGCCAATGACCTTGACCCGGAGCTTCAGAAGTTGCGTTGTCGAGTTAATTATCATGCATTGAGATTTACGAAGCCAATACAAGAACTTGGTTCAAGAGTTGTGATGAAAATGCGTGAGATGGATAAGCGATTTATTGCTGTTCATTTAAG GTTTGAACCTGATATGCTTGCATTTTCTGGGTGCTACTATGGTGGtggtgaaaaagaaataaatgaacTTCGTGAAATCAGGAAAAGATGGGATACGTTACCG GACTTGAGTCCTCTTGAAGAGCGTAAAAGAGGTAAATGTCCCCTAACTCCTGAAGAAGTCGGTGTAATGCTGCGAGCACTTGGCTTTAAAAATGATAGCTATATTTATGTGGCATCTGGTGAAATTTATGGTGGGGAGGCAACTCTACAACCTCTAAGGGAAAATTTTCCTAACTTTTACACAAAGGAGATTCTTGCTGCTGAGGAGTTGAAATCTTTGATGCCCTTCTCTTCTCGCCTTGCTGCGATTGACTACATAGTATGTGATGAGAGTGATGTGTTTGTCACCAATAACAATGGGAATATGGCGAAGATTCTTGCAGGTCGCAG GAGGTATATGGGCCACAAGAGAACGATTAAGCCAAATGCAAAAAAGCTAAGCGCTTTATTCATGTCAAGGGACACGATGGAATGGCATACGTTTGCTAAAAGGGTGAAGTCAGCCCAGAGGGGATTCATGGGCGAACCAGATGAAATGAAGCAAGGAAGGGGTGAATTCCATGAATTTCCTGCTGCTTGCATTTGTAGGAGACGACTTAAGCGACCAGGTAATAGCACCAAACAGGAACTCGATGACATTTCTGAGAGCGAGAGGTGGCATCTACTCTACACTAACAGCACATCTGAAGGGCTTGATTTTTCTAAAGACACAGAAATTGATGAATTTTTGCCTAGATTGTGA